Within the Nitrospira sp. genome, the region AGGTCTACAACAAGCTGCAACTGCGGGAGAGCCTGCTGCAGGTGGCCATCGAACATGCGACGGCGGACGATATCTACGACAACGGTCAGCGGGGCAAAGACCCGGAGATTCACTTCAGCGACAAGGTGCCGAACGCGTTTGGGCTGGGCGGCTTGATCGGAATTCACCACTGGCAGTGCCCCCCGGGGATGGTGGTGACGGGGGCCGCCATCGGCCATGTGCCCAACAAGAAGGGGAAGCACACACGGCCGGTCTATCTGTTGCTGGAGTGTCGCAAGCTGCTGCACAGCTAGGGGGCCATCATGTGGAGGATGGCCCCCTCACGTGGCCGAAAGCGCGCGTGACCGGGAGTGACGTGGAACGACCACCTTATTGGGTGCCCTTCTGCTGCTCGGAAAGATAGCGGTACATCCCTTCGACATTTTCCGGAAACCACTCGGCATAGCGCGTCCACTGTTGGTATTTTGGCAGCTGCACGTGTTGCTTCGCGTCCTCCAGGCTCGCCCCCTGTCGTACTTGCTCCTGCACGGCGGCTCTGAGGGCTTGCAGGTACTCGCGAAACTGACGGACGTGTTCCTTCGTCCCGATCTTTCCGTGCCCCGGCACTAACGTGTCGAAGTCCAACGCTTCGATTTTCTTGAGCGAGTCGATCCATTCGTCCGGATAGCCGTCCGGTAACGCCCGGTAAGCGACCGTCTCCACCGGGATAAAGTCGACGGCAAAGAGCAGCCGGTCCTGCGGCAGCAAGACGACTAAACTATTATCCGAATGATTCCTGCCGGTGTAGATGAGTTCGACGTGTTTCCTGCCTAGGTCGATGGTCATCCGATCGGTGAACGTCACATCGGGGGTGGGCACCTGAGGATCCGCGGCATCAAGAATTTTCGGTCTGGCGGCCGCGTGACTGACGAAGAGCGCGGTGTCCGCGAAGACACGGCCACCCGTGATGTGATCGTTATGGTGATGACTATAGATCACATACCGGACGGGTTGATCGGTGAGGGTCTTGATCTTCGCGTTCAGCCAGGCTGCGGCATCGGAACTGATGGGATCGGTGACGATGACCCCCTCTGGCGTGACAATGAAGATGGACTGATGAAATTTATGCCGGAACAGGTACACGCTGTCGTTCAGCTTGGCGATGTCATCGTCGGCCTGCGGGCGCTGAGCAACACCCTCTTGGTTTTGAACGAGCAGGCATCCGACCAACACCAACCAGAAGCACCATTTCTGGGCACGCATAGGAACCTCCACGACGATGATGACTAGATAAACAGAAGCTATAGTCTACTGCACCCGCGGAGGGCATGCATCTCTCCGGTGCCGATGGGACAGAGAGGTGCGGTGAGCGGCGGAATAGTGGGAACTTGCAATGCCGCACAAGGAAACGGTGACACGGCGTCGAGAGTGCCGTCCAGCCACCCTCAGCCGCGATGTGATGCCGCGTCGGGTCTCGTTTATTGCGACTGCATCGGTGTGTCCACCACGTCGGCCGCAAGATCGGGGTGGCGCTGACGGAGGACGGCGAGCGCAGCCTCACGTCCGTCTTCTATCTTATAGGTGAAGGACGTTCCGAGGGTCACGCGCCGTGGGAACTCCAGAAGTAAGCGGCCCACGTACTGGGTCGCGTCGGGAGCGACGGAAAAGAGCAGCCTCAGATCGCCGCCCATCGTGGAGAACCCCTCGTGGTGAAAGGCCTTGAAAAGATAGTTCCCTGAGGGCAAGCGTGCCACAAAGAATCGCTCTTTGCCCGGCTTCACCTCCAACTCATAGCGTTTCGTGTACGGAGCCGTGCCGATGATGGGCTCGTTGATGCCGATGTGCACGATTTCAAATTCGTAGGTAAATCCGCCCGCCTTTCGACCGAACAGTTTATTGTACCAGGCCTGGGGCGGTTCCTGGTCGGCTTGGACGAGGACCGATCCGATCACCACGCCCGCATCCGGCCCAGGCGGCTCGATGCGGTCGTCTGACATGTCGAGCGACGGCGTCGTGCACCCGGCCAGCACCAGTGTCAACGAGATCCATGCAGCCCAACCGGGCTTCTTTCCGCTTCGGCAGATCATCGAGCGGGAACAGGCTACGCAAGTCGGGGAGGGCTGTCAATCAAGTCGGCATCCGTGTGCCAGTGCCGAATGGAGCGGAGGGGAGATGGCGAGAGCGGGCCGTATGGGCATCCGTGGCCGAGCCGTGAGAAGCCGGCGGACTATGCGTGTGTCAGAGAGGTACAATAGTGCGATCGGTTTCCCTTCATTGCGAGAGGTACCCCGATGCCCATTGTGATTGGCGTGCTCCTTGCCGCTGCGGTGGCAGCCTTTGCCAAGGTCACGCGGTTCGACCAGGACCGCAGCTTCTATTCTACTGTGCTCGTCATTGTTGCGTCGTACTACGTCCTCTTTGCCGTCATGGGGGATTCAACACACGCGCTTGTCCAGGAAACGATCGTTGGCCTTCTTTTCTCGGTGGCGGCCGTGTTCGGTGCGGTACGCCTTCCAGTGCTAATTGGAATCGGGCTGGTCGCACATGGCCTGTTTGATCTCATCCATCATGCCATCATTCCGAATCCCGGCGTCCCGTCCTGGTGGCCGGCGTTTTGTATGAGTTTCGATGCGGTCTTGGGACTCTGGGTGATCGGCCTGTATCGGTCCCGCCGGTACGCGCCAGCAAGAGGTCCACACTGACTGTGGGCCAAGACAACTGATGCTTGAAATGTCTTCCGCGTTTCTACGATCGGGAGTGTCGTTCTGAAGAGATCCGGTTGCCTCGCCCCTTTGGGCAGCGTACCCTAGTCGCTATGCTCGAGCTTAAAATTCCTCCCGTCGTCGTGGTGTTCGTGACGGGCACATTGATGTGGTGGATGGCGTGGCTCATGCCCGCATTCAGATTCGCCATTCCGGGGCGGGTGCCGATTGCCACGATCTGCGCGGCAGCGGGGTTTCTGGTTGCCGTGTGGGGCGTGGTGCAGTTCGGGCGGGCAGGGACGACCGTCAACCCGATGAAACCGGAGTCTTCCTCGCGCCTAGTCGTGTCTGGCATGTATGCCTTCACGCGCAATCCGATGTATCTCGGTGCGCTCATTGTCTTGTTGGCTTGGGCCGTGTACGTGTCTCACGTGGTGGCGTTTCTCTTCCTGCCTCTGTATGTCCTCTACATGAACCGGTTTCAGATACAACCCGAGGAGCGGACGCTCACGCAGCTGTTCGGCCAGGAGTTCACGGCCTATGCGTCGCGCGTGCGGCGTTGGATTTGAACTTCAGAACGTTCGCTCGTCAGTTCTCGAATCTCCCCTCGCGGTAACTGCGCGCAAAAAAATGACTCGCTAGGAAGTGGGTGTCTGGAGTGTATGCTTTTGCCGTACACCGCGCATGACGCCGCCCCTACGCCGCCCTTAGGCCAAACCCTATGTCAATTCAGGTTGTTCTGGGAGACGCCTTCCCATGTTTCTCATGGCATCGCTATTTTCCGTTCACTTATGGCTACGTAGGGAGAGAGATACTCTCGAAAATATTACAGGTTCCATCAAGGGTTACTTCCAGTGGATGGAGAAGCAACTGAAAATTATTGTGCGGGTGAGGCTCAACGCACCAAGCACATCGCTTACTCATCGGTGGATGCGGACCATGAACGACGAACCATCGGAACGGGACGGCAGAGGGTGGCGACTTATCAGGACCAAGGATTTTGGTCTCCTCTGGTGGGGCCAGGTCACCTCGCAGGTGGGTGAGGGACTGAACAAAGTCGCGTTGCTCTGGTTTGTGTACGAGCTGACCGGCTCCGCCATGCAGATCGCCGTGGTCGGCCTGTTACAGACGATTCCCCCGCTCCTCTTCGGTCCGATCATCGGGGTCTACCTCGATCGCCTTCCTAAAAAGGCCGTCATGATCTGGGTGGACCTCATACGCACCGTCATGACCTTCCTGATCCCTGCGCTGTACGCGTTGGGGATGCTGTCGATCGAAGGGCTCTACGTTCTGATCTTTCTCACTGCCATCGTCTCCACGATTTTTGGTCCGGCCCTCATGTCCGCTATCCCTTTGTTGGTCAAGAAGACGGAACTCGTGTCCGGCAACGCACTGATCCAAGGCACCAACAATATCGGGATGCTGTTGGGACCGGCCATTAGCGGGGTCTTGATCGCGCTGATTGGCGTGGAAAATGTTCTGTATGTAAATTCCGCGACGTTTTTCTTATCGGCGCTGTGCTTGATGCCGATGCATACCCATGAAGTACGAGGTGACGTCCCGATGTCATCCGGGCGGTCGTCATCCGTCCTGGGCGATCTCGCTGTGGGATTTCGATTCGTGTTCGGCGACCGCTCGATGGTTTTTACGCTGGTGATTATTTCCGCGCTGTACAATCTGGGAGCGAGCGCGTTTGTCTTCGTCCTCCCGGTGTATGCGAAGGAACTGCTGCATGCCGGGCCCGTTCAGCTTGGCTGGCTGTGGTCCGCCTTGGGCGCCGGGATGCTGGCCGCGTCATCGTGGCTGGCCTGGAGACGAAGTACTGATGTGCGGAGCCGGCTGCAGATTCTCGTCAGTGGATCGACGGTCGGCGGACTGGCCGTGTCCGCTCTGAGCATGCTGGAGTCAACGCTGATGGCCGGAGTGCTCGTGACTCTCGTGGGTGCGGGTGCGGCCGTGCTGAACCCCGTGGTGTGGTCGCTTCTGCAGGAAGTCACCCCGTCGCATTTGATCGGTCGGGTCCTCACAACCTTTAGCACGGGGTCCATGGCGTCGGCGATGATTGGCATGATGGGACTTGGATGGGTGGCAGAGACGGTCGGACCGGCGGCAAGTCTCATCGGTCTGGGACTCATCCTCCTCCTGACGGCTCAAGTGGTGATATTCTTCACTCGCCAATCCGAACGTGCGGCGGTGGTTGTGAATTAGACTGGGCCATCGGGTCCGCATCGCCGGCGAATCGTCTCCTCCCCAGTGCGTCGATCCCCACTTGGCTCTTAATCCTCGGCGAGGGATAATTGTTGTGCCGATCGGACTGGACGGCAGCGCGCAAAGCGACGGATCGCAGGTGCTTCCTGCAAGGAGTGTCGAGGCTTGCTCCAAGACCACCACATTCAATCCCCACGCACCGCCGTCCCAGAAGCCGAAGACGCGACAGCCGTGGCGTTGCGAGGTCACGAGCGGCGTTGGCTCCTGACTTCCGACTTTCGCTGGATGTGGTGGAGCCAGGTGCTCTCCCAAGTGGCCGACGGGGTAAGCCGGTTGGCTCTTCTCTGGTTCGTGTACGCGGTGACGGGATCGGCGTTGCAAACCAGCGTCATCGGTTTGCTTCAGACGCTCCCACCTATCCTGTTTGGACCGTTCATCGGAGTCTGGGTCGATCGTTTGCCGAAGAAGGCCATCCTGATCGGGAGCGACGTTGCGCGTGGTCTGTTGATCGGCGGAGTTCCTTGCTGGGTCTCAATCGAAACGTTTACGGTCGAGACGCTGTATGTGCTGGTGTTCTTGTACGGGATCGCCACCGCGATGTTCGTGCCGACCTTGTCCGCCTCGGTGCCTTCCTTGGTCAGCCGTAGTCGCTTTGTCGCCGCGAATGCGCTCCTCCAGAGTACGACCAGCATCGGGATCGTCGTCGGCCCCGCTCTGAGCGGTTTGGGCATCGCCTTCTCGGGTTCAAAGGAGGTGTTATGCGCCAACGCGCTGGTTTATCTCGGCTCCGCCGTGTGTCTGGTGCCCATCCGTCTGCCTCACCGCCGAACGGAAGGGCTGCGTGGAAGAATCGTGGTGACGGCCCTGCGCGACCTCCTCGAGGGATTTCGTTTTACATTCGTCTCACAGCGAACCATTCTGATTCTGACGCTGATGGCGTCTATTTACACGTTTGGAACGGGAGCCTTCACGACACTGTTTCCGGTATTTGCAAAGAAGATGCTCGCCTTGGGTCCGGTGGAGGTCGGCTATCTCTGGTCCTGGCTCGGCGTCGGCTTGCTGGTGGTCTCGCTGGGTCTCGTGGCTATCACGCAATGGCGCATACATCAACGTGTCCGAGTGGTGACCATTTCCGCCATGATTGGAGGAATCGCCCTCTGTGCGTTGGTCTGGACCCACGATCTCATCGCGGCCACGGTGATCGTGACGATTATCGGAATGACATTCGGTATCTGGACGCCTATCGCCTGGGGCTTGATCCAGGAATTCTCTCCAGCGCACATGATGGGGCGAGTCATGGCGATCTATGCCACCGTCGCGACCATGACCTCAATGGCCGGCATGACGTTTTTTGGGTGGCTCACAGAACGGTACAACTCGGAGTCGAGCGTGGTCGGTATCGGGTTCGTACTGTTCCTGTTGGCCCTCGCGTCTGCCTGGTTCAATCATCGGGTCGTGGATTTACCGGGAACCGCCGAAGTCACCCCGTACCCTTCCGGTGTGAGGAGGCTCACTGCATGAGCGATGCTCGGGATACCAATCGATGCGCAGGATTGCGGCAGAAATTATCGGGCGGTAGCCGGGAGCCCTTAGGAACTCGCACATCAATCATTGGGTGCTGACTTCATTGCGGCGAGCATCGCACCATACAAGTGCTCGACCGCTGCCTCCTTGCTGAGCACCGAACACTCGCCCGCTTGAAGCATAGCTGTTTCATTGGCGCTGCTCGGGTTGACCGTCAAGCCGATGATGGCAATATTCGGGTAGCTGGCTTTGATCTCCGTGGTCGCCTGAATGCCATTCTTCGTTGGCATATTGATATCCATCAGTACGACCTCGGGCTTGAAGCGGTGGACGGCCTCCACGGCTTCCTCCACATCGGAGGCCTCGCCGATAATTTCTATATTGTCCCGGTTTTCCAAGATCGCTCGTAAACCTTGACGGACCATGGTGTGGTCATCGACGATCACCACCCGGATCGTCGTATGGACCTTTCGATCCGGTGGATTGTCGGAATCGTTCGCCACGTCCGGTTGAGATGTTGTCACGGGCCATCGCTCGTCCTGGTGACGAGTATTCAAGGGAACCGTGACCCCATTCAAAGAATCACCACCAACGAACGCCAATAATCCATGATCTCGCAGGACCGGGGGGCTCAGTTCAGCCACGAGAGTCCTCGTGTACTTCAGCGCATCTGCTAAGCACTCGTCTGTGTCCGCGATCAAACGACTGCAGGTTGGGTCCGCTATGAGGTGCTTGCCTTGCCCGAGCTTCAACTTGCTCAAGACGAGGAGTTGTTGCAAGTGGTCGTGGAGTTCGATGGCCAGCCGCTGTCGTTCCTTGGTCTCGATCAGCGTCAGCTCAGTAGCCATATGCCGTAGCTGCCGTCTTTGTTGTGTGAGTTCCTCCGTCCTCCTCAGCAGTTGACTCTGCGATTGCTGCAACAAGTTGAACGCCTCTTCCCGTTCCCTCAGGGCGGCCATGAGTTTGGCATTGGCTTCTTCCAGTTCGGTAGGGCTACGGAGTGCCATCGCTTTTGGTATCAGCGGGAACAGGAGGAGCCCCGTGGAAAAGGACAGCATCGCGGTCAAGGCCTTGACCGTCCCATCCATCCAGCAATCCGGATTCCACACGGTCCAAATGCCCATCAGGTGTGTGGTTCCGCAAGCCAGAATAAAGAGACCAAACAAGACGAACATCCATCTGAAGGGAACGTCCCTCCGTTTATAGAGAAAATAAAAGAGGCCGCTCGAAATAATGTAGTAGGCGGCCATGATAAAAAAATCCGAGCCCACGTTGAGCCACAGGACGTCCGGTTGCCACAGAAAACATTGCCCGTGCGGCATGAAGGCATTGCTCGCCTGTATCATCGTGAGCCTCTTAGACCAGTTCGTAGCGAATTCGCCAGGGCACCTGCTGCGACGCGGCGACCTCGGATGGAACAGCACGGACGCCGGGTGAGGAGCGCGCGCCTGATCGGCCTCCGGGTCAACTGGCGCGCAAGTCTATGCCTGTGGCCAATCCTTCCGCAATGTCCAGAGGGGTCGTGGTGATCCTGCGGTCTGTCCGGTGCCGGACATTCATGCTCGGCTGGTACTGGCGTTACAACCATCCGATCCACGGTAGCGGCTTCTCACAGCACGAGCCCCCTGTTGGTGACGGGTACAGGCGAGACAGGTTTGCTTGAGTTACTGAACGGTGATGGATTGACCGGGCAGCGGGTCGGCCGGGTCGACGGCCTCGGCCGTTCGCCAGCCGAATCGCCGGTACACGGCGGGGATCACGAGCAGCGTGAGGGCCGTCGAGGTGATCAGACCGCCGATGACCACCGTCGCCAGGGGGCGCTGCACTTCCGCGCCCATGCTGGTAATGGTGAAGGATTGGAACGGCTCGCGCTTTGACGGTTACTCTCGAGGCAAAGTTGGGTGGAGTTTCGAGCCTTGTTGTAGCAACGGGTCCTGACGCGTGTAAGATCGCCAACAGTCTGGACTTACGCGTGAAAAGAAGGGAAGACTCCGTTCATCCTGGATCTGTTGGGTCAACTCGTCGAAGTGCTGAGCCACAGTAGCTTTTGGATCGAAAACCTTCGCGTGTATTCCTGAGCAGGATCAGGTCGCGGAGTTCTCGCTTGTCGGAATCGTAAAGCAAAATTGGCTACCCATCCCTAGCGTACTGTCAACCCAAATGCGCCCCGCATGCAACTCCACGAAATGCTTCGCGATCGCCAGGCCGAGACCAGTACCCCGTTCATGATGTGACGAGGTTTTCCCCGAGTAAAATTTCTGGAAGATATTCGGGAGTTCTTCCAATGATATTCCTCGTCCTGTATCGCTCACGCAGACTTGGACGAATCCGTCATGAACCTTCTGGATTTCGACATGCACGCCTCCATCCGCCGGAGTAAATTTGCAGGCATTATGGACAAGATTCGTGAAGACCTGCGTCAGCTTGTCCGGATCAGCAGTGACCAATACTTCTAGATCTGTCCCGGTGGCGTCCAAACGGAGCCCTTTTCCCTTCGCCACGGGCTGAAGACTCCCTACCAAGTTGTCAATGAATGGCCCAATAGCCAGGACCTCTGGTTTGAAGTGAACATTGCCGCTTTCGATGGCCGCAAGGTCAAGAAGATCAGCAACCATTCGAATAAGACGCCAGATGTTGCCTTTGATTCGGTGCAGGTAGCTGACCTGCTTATCCGTAAGGGGACCGCCTATGCCATCCAGCAGGTTGTCGACGAATCCCGTGACCGCTGTAAGGGGAGTGCGCAGGTCATGAGAAACAATGGACACAAATTCCGATTTCCGGCTGCTGAGTGCCTGAAGCTCGACGTTGGCTGATTCCAACTGCGTATACAGCTGCTGGAGCTCAGCTGCCCGAGATTGAAGTTCTTGTGCCTGTTGGCGGATGCGTAGTTGATTCCCCACTCGAGAGAGTAATTCCTCCTCATAAAATGGCTTACTGATGTAATCATCAGCTCCTGCTTCAAAGCTCTCTGAGCGAGCCTCAGTGCCAGCCCTTGCCGTCAGCATGATGAACGGGATGGTGGACACATCTGCATCTGCACGAACTGCCTTCAATAAATCATCACCGCTCATGAGGGGCATCATCATGTCAGCTACAACCAGGGCCGGTTTCAGCGCTCTGACTTTCCTCAATGCTTCTGACCCGTTGCACGCTGCGGCGACTCGATACTTATCGGATAACAGTCGCGTCAGGTAGGCGCGCATGTCGGCGCTGTCGTCGGCAACCAAGATTAGAGGGCGATTCGTGTCGGACACCGCCGGCCTATCCGATTGCAATTCCTCTATGTCGGCGTGGGTAGGCACGGGGAGATCCTCGACATCCAGCCCATCGGCTTCTGTCAAGTCTACCGAACTGGCGTCTCCACTCGGCAACGTGACGATGAAGGTCGACCCTTCGCCAACGGTACTTCGCACTGTGATTGCCCCACCGTGAAGGGTCACGATTTCCTTCGCCAAGGCGAGGCCGATGCCGCTCCCTTCATAACGTCTGGCTGTGTCCCCTTCAACCTGATAAAAGCGGTCAAAAATACGAGCAAGCTGATCCTCGGGGATTCCGATGCCGTTGTCCTGAATCTCGAAAGACACGTGTTCCGCCTGTGGGCGAAATCGAATCCAGACGTTCCCTGACACAGGATCGCTGAATTTGAATGCATTGGCGCATAGATTGTAGACGACCTTGGTCATTCGTTTTACATCGACCAGCACGGGGAGAGGGTCCGAATGGTTCTCGATAAACACCCGCTGGCGCTCCGACAATTCGAAATTCGCGGCCACGGTCGTGACCAGAGATCTGAGGTCAATACAGGCCTTCTTAAGCGTAGGCTGGGCGCCCTCGAATTTGGTTAATTCGAGCAATTCATTGATCAGAAACAGCAGTCGCGAGGTATTCCGTAATCCCGACTGAACAACCTGCTGAGACTGTTTTGTGAGCTCCGACCGCGAAAGCGTCCTGAACGCTCCCAGACTGATCGTGAGCGGCGTGCGAAGCTCGTGACTGATGTTGGCAAAGAACTCGCTCTTGAGCCGGTCCAGGTCTCGCAGCTTCTCATTCGAGACTTCCAGTTCATGCCGCGCCCGGCGCTCTGCCGCCCGGGCTTCAAATACGCGGCGTTGTACGCGTTCATACAGAGAGACGGAAAACAGACACGCGACGCTGGTCCAAATGAGAAAAAAGGAATTCGAAATTGCGGCATTGATGTCGGGTGGCGTGATTTGCCACACCAGATTGACGCCGTAGTAATAGAGGAGCGTAACTAGGTGGGCAGCCAAATGGCTCGCCCAGGAAATAGGCACGATGACTGCAGCCGCCAGGAATACGAGGTTCAAGCCATTAAAATAGGGCGAGGTGAATCCATCCAATATCACCGTCATCTGCGCGATGCACAGGTTCCCGATGAGTATCCAGGCTATGAGCGGAAGCGCTGGCCGATTGGATGCCATCCCGCGATGGAGGGCGAGTAGAACGAGAACAAATCCGATTTCAATCGTGGCCCGATACGGAAGAAGTGCGAAGACATGCTCGCGGTACAGGAGAAAATCGGCGAGGATGAAGGCCGCGTTTGCGGCAAGGCCCAGGTAGTACAACACCTTGAGGCGCTCCGACGCGAACGGGGCTCGCCATGTCGCATACGTGTCAGATGTAGCAGGTGTCGCAGCAGAGGAGGGGAGCACCAGCGGGCTGGGAACGTGCATGGCGACGTCGCCGGTCACCCCAGACTGAATGACCATAGCCGACTCCCTTCAGCCCTAGACGCAACACGGAGTCTTCAAAAAAGGGGCCCGGCCGCCGCAGGAAGCCTAGGATCATTTCCGGGGACTGTCAAGAACAGACTTCGGCTCAAATCCTAGAAGATTGCCGTTCTCTTTTCAGATAGCCGTTCTGAGGCGGTCAATGTGGTCCCCCTCATTCCAGTAAACCAGCGATACACTGCCGGAATGACGAGCAGCGTGAGGGCCGTCGAGGTGATCAGACCGCCAATGACCACCGTCGCCAGGGGGCGCTGCACTTCCGCGCCCATGCTGGTCGCGAGGGCCATGGGAACGAAGCCGAGGCTGGCGACGAGTGCGGTCATCAAGACCGGCCGCAATCGGTCCATGGCACCCGTCGTGATGGCATCATCCACCGAGAGCCCTTCGGCTTCCAATTGGCGGATGTGACTCACGAGCACCACGCCGTTCAGGACGGCAATGCCGAAGAGGGCGATGAAGCCGATGATGGCCGAAATGCTCAACGGAAGGCCACGGAGCCAGAGCGCGAGGAGTCCGCCCGAAAGCGCCAGCGGGACGTTGAGAAAGATCAGCAGGGCAGGACGCATTGCGCCGAAGATGACCGTCAGGATGCCGAGGATGAGCAGTAGGGTGATCGGCACGACGAGAGCCAGGCGTCGCGAGGCATCCTGCAAGTGTTCGAATTGACCGCCCCAGGTCAACTCATATCCGGGGGGCAGGGTGACGGCCTGGGCGACGGCTTGTTGCGCCTCGGATACAAAGGTGCCCAAATCACGTCCGCGGATATTGCACTCGATCACGATGCGCCGCTGCACGTGCTCGCGGCTCACTTGGGCGGGGCCCGAATCCACCTGAATGGTCGCAACGCGTGACAGCGGGACCAATTCTCCGTGCATGGTGGGGATGAGCAGGCGACCGAGATTCCCCGGGTCTCGCGACGTCTCTTCCGTGAGTCGGACGACGAGGTCGAACCGTCTGGGCCCTTGCACGACGGTCCCGACCACCGTGCCCACGCGGGCCGTCTGGACCAGCGCGAGCACCTCGTCGGCGGTGAGCCCATAGCGGGCGATCTCCTCCCGCTTTACGATGATACGGAGCACGGGCAACCCGGCGACTTGCTCGACTTTGACGTCGGCCGCCCCGCGCACCCGTTCGATGGCCTGCGCCACCACGTCCGCCTGGCGCTTGAGGACGTCCAAATCCGGTCCGAAGATCTTGACCGCCAAATCCGATCGGACGCCCGCGATCAATTCGTTGAAGCGCATTTCGATCGGCTGAGTAAAGCCGAGGCCGACGCCCGGGACGTCGGCCATGATGGCGTCCTTGAGTCGGCTGATTAATTCATCCCGGGTGCGCGCAGTGGTCCATTCAGCGCGCGGCTTCAGGTTCACGAA harbors:
- a CDS encoding MFS transporter translates to MNDEPSERDGRGWRLIRTKDFGLLWWGQVTSQVGEGLNKVALLWFVYELTGSAMQIAVVGLLQTIPPLLFGPIIGVYLDRLPKKAVMIWVDLIRTVMTFLIPALYALGMLSIEGLYVLIFLTAIVSTIFGPALMSAIPLLVKKTELVSGNALIQGTNNIGMLLGPAISGVLIALIGVENVLYVNSATFFLSALCLMPMHTHEVRGDVPMSSGRSSSVLGDLAVGFRFVFGDRSMVFTLVIISALYNLGASAFVFVLPVYAKELLHAGPVQLGWLWSALGAGMLAASSWLAWRRSTDVRSRLQILVSGSTVGGLAVSALSMLESTLMAGVLVTLVGAGAAVLNPVVWSLLQEVTPSHLIGRVLTTFSTGSMASAMIGMMGLGWVAETVGPAASLIGLGLILLLTAQVVIFFTRQSERAAVVVN
- a CDS encoding MFS transporter, translating into MLQDHHIQSPRTAVPEAEDATAVALRGHERRWLLTSDFRWMWWSQVLSQVADGVSRLALLWFVYAVTGSALQTSVIGLLQTLPPILFGPFIGVWVDRLPKKAILIGSDVARGLLIGGVPCWVSIETFTVETLYVLVFLYGIATAMFVPTLSASVPSLVSRSRFVAANALLQSTTSIGIVVGPALSGLGIAFSGSKEVLCANALVYLGSAVCLVPIRLPHRRTEGLRGRIVVTALRDLLEGFRFTFVSQRTILILTLMASIYTFGTGAFTTLFPVFAKKMLALGPVEVGYLWSWLGVGLLVVSLGLVAITQWRIHQRVRVVTISAMIGGIALCALVWTHDLIAATVIVTIIGMTFGIWTPIAWGLIQEFSPAHMMGRVMAIYATVATMTSMAGMTFFGWLTERYNSESSVVGIGFVLFLLALASAWFNHRVVDLPGTAEVTPYPSGVRRLTA
- a CDS encoding membrane protein, which gives rise to MLELKIPPVVVVFVTGTLMWWMAWLMPAFRFAIPGRVPIATICAAAGFLVAVWGVVQFGRAGTTVNPMKPESSSRLVVSGMYAFTRNPMYLGALIVLLAWAVYVSHVVAFLFLPLYVLYMNRFQIQPEERTLTQLFGQEFTAYASRVRRWI
- a CDS encoding histidine kinase, with translation MVIQSGVTGDVAMHVPSPLVLPSSAATPATSDTYATWRAPFASERLKVLYYLGLAANAAFILADFLLYREHVFALLPYRATIEIGFVLVLLALHRGMASNRPALPLIAWILIGNLCIAQMTVILDGFTSPYFNGLNLVFLAAAVIVPISWASHLAAHLVTLLYYYGVNLVWQITPPDINAAISNSFFLIWTSVACLFSVSLYERVQRRVFEARAAERRARHELEVSNEKLRDLDRLKSEFFANISHELRTPLTISLGAFRTLSRSELTKQSQQVVQSGLRNTSRLLFLINELLELTKFEGAQPTLKKACIDLRSLVTTVAANFELSERQRVFIENHSDPLPVLVDVKRMTKVVYNLCANAFKFSDPVSGNVWIRFRPQAEHVSFEIQDNGIGIPEDQLARIFDRFYQVEGDTARRYEGSGIGLALAKEIVTLHGGAITVRSTVGEGSTFIVTLPSGDASSVDLTEADGLDVEDLPVPTHADIEELQSDRPAVSDTNRPLILVADDSADMRAYLTRLLSDKYRVAAACNGSEALRKVRALKPALVVADMMMPLMSGDDLLKAVRADADVSTIPFIMLTARAGTEARSESFEAGADDYISKPFYEEELLSRVGNQLRIRQQAQELQSRAAELQQLYTQLESANVELQALSSRKSEFVSIVSHDLRTPLTAVTGFVDNLLDGIGGPLTDKQVSYLHRIKGNIWRLIRMVADLLDLAAIESGNVHFKPEVLAIGPFIDNLVGSLQPVAKGKGLRLDATGTDLEVLVTADPDKLTQVFTNLVHNACKFTPADGGVHVEIQKVHDGFVQVCVSDTGRGISLEELPNIFQKFYSGKTSSHHERGTGLGLAIAKHFVELHAGRIWVDSTLGMGSQFCFTIPTSENSAT
- a CDS encoding hydrolase glyoxylase codes for the protein MRAQKWCFWLVLVGCLLVQNQEGVAQRPQADDDIAKLNDSVYLFRHKFHQSIFIVTPEGVIVTDPISSDAAAWLNAKIKTLTDQPVRYVIYSHHHNDHITGGRVFADTALFVSHAAARPKILDAADPQVPTPDVTFTDRMTIDLGRKHVELIYTGRNHSDNSLVVLLPQDRLLFAVDFIPVETVAYRALPDGYPDEWIDSLKKIEALDFDTLVPGHGKIGTKEHVRQFREYLQALRAAVQEQVRQGASLEDAKQHVQLPKYQQWTRYAEWFPENVEGMYRYLSEQQKGTQ